The following are encoded in a window of Ricinus communis isolate WT05 ecotype wild-type chromosome 4, ASM1957865v1, whole genome shotgun sequence genomic DNA:
- the LOC8266033 gene encoding peptidyl-prolyl cis-trans isomerase FKBP53, producing MGFWGIEVKPGKPHPFHSDNVEGRLYVTQATLGLGPSTERTVLQCSVGHKNPVFLCSLLPDRIESCSLNLEFKDELVAFSVIGPRSIHLSGYFVSDEGDHLRDEYESDSGEDIAETETEESSECDYDDEYDDDFIDDDDDDLEMFSPSPVPNSGVVIEEIVDDEKPNNQPKQSKKKSNQEDQKNSHRQMLVRRGADVSVLESEDEDGFPIVASQKSKAGVEEPELDIQKDKRTKETKKKARDDNSDATGKKRKDKGTDQDGESIRKKKKKKEKEKDKAVITAEIDDNENKDLSKDAILQEEVKKQDSPDANSNKRGLNTDADNVPGENTSDKKKKKKKNKKNKDSGEDMSKNQTASAVGAEAKTSLGSESNQSAAKSSHIRTFANGLVIEELAMGKPDGKRASPGSQVSMHYIGKLKKNGKIFDSNVGRAPFKFRLGIGQVIKGWDVGVNGMRVGDKRRLTIPPSMGYGDRGAGPKIPPNSWLVFDVELLNVK from the exons ATGGGTTTTTGGG GAATCGAAGTGAAACCGGGCAAACCACACCCTTTCCACTCTGATAACGTGGAAGGAAGGCTTTATGTAACCCAG GCAACTCTAGGCCTTGGTCCATCAACAGAGAGGACTGTTCTTCAGTGTTCTGTTGGCCATAAAAATCCAGTTTTCTTATGTTCCTTATTACCGGACAGAATTGAATCTTGCTCCTTGAATCTTGAATTCAAGGATGAATTAGTGGCTTTCTCTGTGATTGGCCCACGAAGCATCCATCTATCTGGTTATTTTGTGTCTGATGAAGGTGATCATCTCCGTGATGAGTACGAGTC TGATTCTGGAGAGGACATTGCTGAGACAGAAACAGAAGAGTCAAGTGAATGTGATTATGACGATGAATACGATGATGACTTTATTGATGATGACGATGATGACCTTGAAATGTTCTCACCTTCACCTGTTCCCAATAGTGGAG TTGTAATTGAGGAAATAGTGGACGATGAGAAACCCAACAATCAGCCTAAAcaatcaaagaagaaaagtaacCAGGAGGACCAAAAGAACTCCCATCGACAAATGCTTGTTAGGAGGGGAGCTGATGTCTCAGTTTTGGAAAGTGAAGATGAAGATGGCTTTCCAATTGTTGCCTCGCAGAAAAGCAAAGCTGGAGTTGAGGAACCTGAACTAGACATACAAAAAGATAAGAGAACCAAAGAAACCAAGAAAAAAGCAAGAGATGACAATAGTGATGCCAcaggaaagaagagaaaagacaAAGGCACTGACCAAGACGGTGAATCAATAAG gaaaaagaagaagaagaaggagaaagaaaaggataaagCAGTAATCACTGCTGAAATAGATGACAATGAGAACAAAGATCTTTCCAAAGATGCAATCCTACAAGAGGAGGTGAAGAAGCAGGATTCTCCTGATGCTAATTCCAATAAGAG GGGTCTTAACACTGATGCAGACAATGTCCCTGGTGAAAATACATctgataagaaaaagaaaaaaaagaagaacaagaagaacAAGGATAGTGGGGAGGATATGAGTAAGAATCAAACTGCTTCAGCTGTGGGAGCTGAGGCCAAAACCTCTCTGGGGTCTGAGAGTAACCAATCAGCAGCTAAGTCTTCACACATTAGAACCTTTGCCAATGGTTTGGTTATTGAGGAGTTAGCAATGGGCAAACCGGATGGTAAAAGAGCTTCTCCTGGAAGTCAG GTCAGCATGCACTATATTGGCAAGCTAAAGAAGAATGGcaaaatatttgattctaATGTGGGAAGGGCACCCTTCAAGTTCCGCCTAG GTATAGGACAAGTAATAAAGGGATGGGATGTTGGAGTTAATG GCATGAGAGTTGGTGACAAAAGAAGACTTACAATTCCACCATCAATGGG TTATGGGGATAGAGGAGCTGGTCCGAAGATACCGCCCAATTCATGGCTTGTGTTCGATGTTGAGTTGCTGAATGTCAAATGA
- the LOC8266032 gene encoding enolase, whose amino-acid sequence MTTIKVVKARQIFDSRGNPTVEVDVILSDGTLARAAVPSGASTGIYEALELRDGGSDYLGKGVLKAVENVNSIIGPALIGKDPTEQTQIDNFMVQELDGTVNEWGWCKQKLGANAILAVSLAVCKAGASVKKIPLYKHIANLAGNKTLVLPVPAFNVINGGSHAGNKLAMQEFMILPVGASSFKEAMKMGVEVYHHLKAVIKKKYGQDATNVGDEGGFAPNIQENKEGLELLKTAIGKAGYTGKVVIGMDVAASEFYDNKDKTYDLNFKEENNDGSEKISGDSLKNVYKSFVTDYPIVSIEDPFDQDDWEHYSKLTAEIGEQVQIVGDDLLVTNPKRVNKGIREKTCNALLLKVNQIGSVTESIEAVKMSKRAGWGVMASHRSGETEDTFIADLSVGLATGQIKTGAPCRSERLAKYNQLLRIEEELGSGAVYAGAKFRAPVAPY is encoded by the exons ATGACCACGATTAAGGTTGTGAAGGCCCGTCAAATTTTCGACAGCCGTGGAAATCCTACCGTTGAA GTTGACGTAATCCTTTCTGATGGAACTTTAGCTAGAGCTGCTGTACCTAGTGGCGCTTCAACtg gTATATATGAAGCTTTAGAGTTGAGAGATGGAGGATCGGACTATCTTGGGAAAGGTGTCCTTAAG GCTGTGGAGAATGTTAATTCAATCATTGGCCCCGCCTTGATTGGCAAG GACCCAACAGAGCAAACCCAAATTGATAATTTCATGGTACAAGAACTTGATGGAACTGTTAATGAATGGGGTTGGTGCAAACAAAAG CTTGGCGCAAATGCTATATTGGCAGTGTCTCTTGCTGTTTGCAAAGCAGGTGCTAGTGTTAAGAAGATTCCCCTTTacaag CATATAGCAAATCTTGCTGGAAACAAGACCTTGGTTCTGCCAGTACCTGCATTCAATGTCATCAACGGTGGTTCCCATGCAGGCAATAAACTGGCAATGCAG GAATTTATGATTCTCCCTGTTGGAGCTTCATCTTTCAAGGAAGCCATGAAGATGGGTGTGGAAGTATATCATCACCTCAAg GCTGTGATAAAGAAGAAGTATGGACAGGATGCTACTAATGTGGGAGATGAAGGTGGCTTTGCTCCTAATATTCAG GAAAACAAAGAAGGTCTTGAATTGCTGAAGACAGCCATAGGTAAAGCTGGATACACTGGAAAG GTTGTGATTGGGATGGACGTGGCTGCCTCAGAATTCTATGATAACAAAGATAAGACCTATGACTTAAACTTCAAGGAAGAG AACAATGATGGATCAGAGAAGATTTCCGGAGATAGTCTGAAAAATGTGTACAAGTCCTTTGTGACTGATTACCCAATTGTGTCAATTGAGGATCCCTTTGATCAGGATGATTGGGAACACTACTCAAAGTTGACAGCTGAAATTGGTGAGCAAGTGCAGATTGTTGGTGATGATCTCCTTGTCACAAATCCTAAG CGTGTGAACAAGGGTATTAGAGAGAAGACCTGCAATGCTCTTCTATTGAAG GTGAATCAAATTGGTTCTGTCACTGAAAGTATTGAAGCTGTGAAAATGTCCAAACGTGCTGGCTGGGGTGTCATGGCAAGCCATAGAAG TGGTGAAACTGAAGATACTTTCATCGCAGACCTTTCAGTTGGATTGGCTACT GGACAGATCAAGACTGGAGCACCTTGCAGATCAGAACGTCTTGCTAAATACAACCAG CTTCTTAGGATAGAAGAAGAGCTGGGGTCCGGTGCAGTGTATGCTGGAGCAAAATTCAGAGCACCGGTGGCACCTTATTAA
- the LOC8266031 gene encoding LOW QUALITY PROTEIN: probable rRNA-processing protein EBP2 homolog (The sequence of the model RefSeq protein was modified relative to this genomic sequence to represent the inferred CDS: inserted 2 bases in 1 codon; deleted 3 bases in 2 codons; substituted 2 bases at 2 genomic stop codons): MYLMEAKKRKEGKIGPRMRMNLNLDHFVEDVKLCKPSQYAIYNRDGLYDTLQHFRWPENLGWYYKLSLDIHQELEVEVNYLTRELANLTQGSDGTSQAFSEAGGNMWLLFLRPPDYLAEMVKSDPHKVKVKAGYWLTKRGIDESKQRRKDGEANRPAKVIQAEKLKERAAXKMMEXENVXKWRKQTQIKCETGGKQ; this comes from the exons ATGTATTTAATGGaggcaaagaaaagaaaagaaggtaaGATTGGACCTCGCATGAGGATGAATCTGAATCTGGATCACTTCGTGGAAGATGTAAAATTGTGTAAACCTTCACAATATGCAATATATAATAGAGATGGTCTCTATGATACACTTCAACATTTTCGTTGGCCAGAGAATTTGGGTTGGTACTACAAGCTTTCTCTT GACATTCATCAAGAGTTAGAGGTGGAGGTGAATTACCTGACTCGAGAGCTTGCTAATTTAACACAGGGATCAGACGGAACAAGTCAGGCCTTT TCAGAAGCTGGAGGCAATATGTGGCTCCTTTTTCTCAGGCCACCTGATTACCTTGCTGAGATGGTTAAATCAGACCCTCATAAGGTGAAGGTGAAAGCCGGATATTGGCTGACAAAAAGAGGCATTGATGAGTCTAAGCaaagaaggaaggatggagaaGCAAACAGACCTGCTAAAGTGATTCAGGCAGAGAAGCTGAAAGAAAGAGCAGCATAGAAAATGATGGA AGAGAATGTTTAGAAGTGGAGGAAGCAGACGCAGATAAAGTGCGAGACAGGAGGGAAACAATAA
- the LOC125369726 gene encoding uncharacterized protein LOC125369726, translated as MFGSTFELITQAASNSIFVFCFCNLIIAMILIASNSKQGHNCNQDRQVPISIVTNTCTNGKHAAVKHLFGGNKMVLEDSRVSNAQETPMAKDKGSDNCDDYKKDNENDEFRRRVEEFIDKVNRGWKAESLRTSYVV; from the coding sequence ATGTTTGGTTCTACTTTCGAACTGATCACTCAGGCAGCATCCAACTCTATATTTGTCTTTTGCTTCTGCAATTTGATCATTGCCATGATCCTCATAGCATCAAATTCAAAACAGGGTCATAACTGCAATCAAGATAGACAAGTTCCTATCTCAATAGTCACCAACACATGCACAAACGGGAAACATGCTGCAGTAAAGCATTTATTCGGTGGAAACAAAATGGTGTTAGAAGATAGCAGAGTGTCAAACGCCCAAGAAACACCAATGGCCAAAGACAAAGGAAGTGATAACTGTGACGACTACAAGAAGGACAATGAAAACGATGAGTTTCGGAGAAGAGTTGAAGAATTTATCGATAAAGTTAATAGGGGTTGGAAGGCAGAGTCATTGAGGACGTCATACGTAGTTTAG
- the LOC8266029 gene encoding AT-hook motif nuclear-localized protein 1, whose product MEAAKEGIIINSGLAVKGDEAPESYKVAPITDSSIPNSDPNPNSNPKPNPNPNPNPNTIQFGGPAVTASPVSGDTKVKKRRGRPRKYGPDGALATALSPMPISSSIPLPGDFSSSWKRGKGRPLESVKKQHKYEHKFEFESTGERIAYFVGANFTPHVITVNAGEDVTMKVMSFSQQGARAICILSANGTISNVTLRQPTSSGGTLTYEGRFEILSLSGSYMPIDSGGTKSRSGGMSISLAGPDGRVVGGGLAGLLVAAGPVQVVVGSFLPGHQQEQKHKKQRIELPPAVTPVNIVSAEEMKGTYGAVKPVLVSSSPFQGDNAASVKPVPVPVQVQAFRNSVSDNRTSSPEDGSKGLDLSNCEVSS is encoded by the exons atggAAGCAGCAAAAGAgggaataataataaattcaggGCTTGCGGTGAAAGGAGATGAAGCTCCAGAGAGTTACAAAGTGGCCCCCATAACTGATAGTTCTATCCCTAATTCTGACCCTAATCCTAATTCTAATCCAAAGccaaaccctaaccctaaccCGAATCCTAACACTATCCAGTTTGGTGGGCCCGCAGTAACTGCCTCTCCGGTGAGCGGGGACACGAAGGTCAAGAAGAGAAGAGGAAGGCCGAGGAAGTACGGGCCTGATGGCGCATTAGCGACGGCATTGTCACCGATGCCAATATCATCGTCTATTCCACTCCCCGGagacttttcttcttcttggaaaCGGGGTAAAGGGCGGCCTTTAGAGTCTGTCAAGAAGCAACACAAATATgaacataaatttgaatttgaaagcacag GGGAGAGAATTGCATACTTTGTTGGTGCAAATTTCACACCCCATGTGATCACAGTTAATGCTGGTGAG GATGTTACAATGAAGGTCATGTCCTTTTCTCAGCAAGGAGCTCGTGCTATCTGTATTCTTTCTGCAAATGGTACAATCTCAAATGTTACACTTCGCCAACCTACATCTTCTGGCGGTACTCTAACATATGAG GGTCGTTTTGAGATACTTTCCTTATCTGGATCTTATATGCCAATTGATAGTGGAGGAACAAAGAGTAGATCTGGTGGGATGAGCATTTCTTTGGCAGGTCCAGATGGCCGTGTTGTGGGTGGCGGACTTGCCGGTCTGCTAGTAGCTGCTGGCCCTGTGCAG GTTGTTGTAGGCAGTTTTCTGCCAGGTCACCAGCAAGAGCAGAAACACAAGAAGCAGAGAATTGAACTCCCACCAGCTGTTACTCCTGTTAATATTGTCTCTGCAGAAGAAATGAAGGGGACATATGGTGCAGTGAAGCCAGTTTTGGTATCATCTTCGCCTTTCCAAGGGGACAATGCAGCTTCTGTTAAACCTGTGCCGGTGCCGGTGCAGGTGCAGGCCTTTAGGAACTCAGTTTCTGACAATAGAACTTCTTCACCTGAAGATGGATCTAAAGGTCTTGACCTATCTAATTGTGAGGTTTCTAGCTGA
- the LOC8266028 gene encoding protein YLS7, with product MTLDSPKGVLGFVAFPRSLSSMAVSVGGLAIFLILASLLLVSYPIGSTVHGYFYGVDNSSNDKLVLPVFPDNTKNILDSNEDLISKNSPSGSSLEVPISSSGVNDSVEVSDKNSEPNLQLKEQAEEKSSSVASGAKENALSDTSGIVDKELEENIPVIASPDSKSEANSLISDVSSNVTKTTSDDSDCDLYHGSWFYDSLGPLYTNNTCPVLTQMQNCQGNGRPDKEYENWRWKPSQCELPRFDAKKFLELMRGKTLAFIGDSVARNQMESMLCLLWQVEVPKNRGNKRMQRYFFRSTSTMIVRIWSSWLVHKSSEPIDFAPEGVVKLHLDAPDEDFMEYIRNFDVIVLSSGHWFAKQSVYVLNNEIVGGQLWWPDKSHPMKINNVEAFGISTETILTSIVTHPNYTGLTILRSYSPDHYEGGAWNTGGSCTGKVKPLAPGELVENGFTEIMHAKQVTAFDRAFKKATNKSKLRLLDITEPFGYRHDGHPGPYRSPDPNKITKRGPDGRPPPQDCLHWCMPGPVDTWNEFVLETIRREFETKESSSS from the exons aTGACTCTGGATTCACCAAAGGGAGTACTTGGATTTGTGGCATTCCCACGGTCACTTTCTTCAATGGCTGTCTCAGTAGGGGGCCTAGCcattttcttgattcttgcTTCTTTGCTTCTTGTTTCTTACCCCATAGGTTCCACGGTTCATGGGTATTTTTACGGTGTTGATAATAGTTCTAATGATAAATTGGTGTTGCCTGTCTTTCCTGATAATACCAAAAATATCCTTGATAGTAATGAAGATTTGATTAGTAAGAATTCTCCTTCTGGATCTAGTTTAGAAGTACCTATTAGTTCTAGTGGTGTTAATGATAGCGTAGAGGTCAGTGATAAGAATTCTGAGCCTAATCTGCAACTTAAAGAGCAGGCTGAGGAGAAGAGTAGTTCAGTTGCTTCCGGTGCTAAAGAAAATGCCTTGTCTGATACTTCTGGCATTGTAGATaaagaattagaagaaaatatCCCAGTTATTGCTTCTCCAGATTCCAAGTCAGAGGCTAATTCACTTATTTCTGACGTCTCCAGCAATGTAACCAAGACTACTTCTGATGATTCAG ATTGTGATCTGTACCATGGGAGTTGGTTTTATGATTCTCTAGGACCATTATATACAAACAACACATGCCCAGTCCTGACACAGATGCAGAACTGCCAGGGGAATGGGAGGCCTGATAAGGAATATGAGAACTGGCGTTGGAAGCCCTCTCAATGTGAGCTTCCACGATTTGATGCCAAGAAGTTTCTGGAATTGATGAGAGGCAAGACTCTAGCTTTCATTGGTGATTCTGTTGCTCGGAACCAGATGGAATCAATGTTGTGCCTTCTCTGGCAG GTAGAAGTTCCAAAAAACCGGGGAAACAAAAGAATGCAACGGTATTTCTTCAGGTCAACGTCTACCATGATTGTTCGAATATGGTCGTCTTGGCTTGTCCATAAATCATCGGAGCCAATTGACTTTGCTCCAGAGGGTGTTGTCAAGCTCCACCTTGATGCCCCAGATGAGGATTTCATGGAATACATCCGAAATTTTGATGTGATAGTTCTTTCATCTGGCCATTGGTTTGCCAAGCAATCAGTCTATGTCTTGAACAATGAGATTGTGGGAGGACAGTTGTGGTGGCCAGACAAGTCTCATCCAATGAAGATTAATAATGTTGAAGCATTTGGGATATCTACAGAGACAATTCTCACTTCTATTGTTACCCATCCAAATTACACCGGACTGACCATTCTGCGGTCTTATTCACCTGATCATTATGAAGGTGGGGCCTGGAATACTGGAGGATCATGCACTGGGAAGGTGAAACCTCTTGCACCGGGAGAATTGGTGGAAAATGGATTTACGGAAATAATGCATGCGAAGCAGGTAACAGCTTTTGATCGTGCGTTTAAGAAGGCAACGAATAAATCAAAGTTGAGGTTGTTGGATATCACGGAACCTTTTGGTTATCGTCACGATGGGCATCCAGGTCCATACCGCAGCCCTGATccaaataaaatcacaaaacgTGGACCAGATGGAAGGCCCCCACCGCAGGATTGTTTACACTGGTGCATGCCTGGTCCAGTTGACACCTGGAATGAGTTTGTGCTTGAAACAATAAGGAGAGAATTCGAGACCAAAGAAAGCTCTTCATCTTga